ATATGCGGACAGACAAGCCCTACAAATCCGATTACGCCCAGAAAAGAAACAAGTATTGCAGTTACAAGTGCGGCGACAATCATTCCTGCGTTTCTTAATTTGTCAACATTTACACCAAGACCCTTTGCTGTCTCATCTCCGGCATCCATGGCGTTGTAGTTCCAGCGGTTTAAGATGAAGTAGATGCATGCAGCAAAGGTTACAAAAGACATCAGCCAGAATTCAGGCCAGCCTGCCCTTCCAACATCACCAAATGTCCAGTGAACAACCGCCGCCAGTTGTGAGTCATCAGAGAAGTACTGAAGGAACATAACGCCGGCTGTGAACAAAGAAGACAAAGCAACACCTGATAAGATTACAACCTCCGGAGATGATGCCTTAATCTTTGCAATCGCAATAATTGCAATTGTTGCAAGCATGCAGAAGACAAAAGCTGAAATTGTTGTAAGATATGGATTGTTTATTATGACTGCACCTGCAGTGGTTGAGGTGAGTGTTCCTGTGCCAAGGAAAATTATTGCAAACGCCGCACCAAATGCACCGGCGTTTGAGATTCCAAGAGTGAAAGGTGATGCAAGCGGGTTTCTGAGAATCGAC
The genomic region above belongs to Methanomicrobium antiquum and contains:
- a CDS encoding FecCD family ABC transporter permease, with the translated sequence MHLDNGKIPEDYLRYTHKKLCWIIGGIVTLFFLLIISISLGAVSIPPIEVIMTLLGQNPGTKADSIIWHARLPQALTAIVAGAGLSVAGVAMQSILRNPLASPFTLGISNAGAFGAAFAIIFLGTGTLTSTTAGAVIINNPYLTTISAFVFCMLATIAIIAIAKIKASSPEVVILSGVALSSLFTAGVMFLQYFSDDSQLAAVVHWTFGDVGRAGWPEFWLMSFVTFAACIYFILNRWNYNAMDAGDETAKGLGVNVDKLRNAGMIVAALVTAILVSFLGVIGFVGLVCPHMVRRIIGDEQRYLIPGSIVMGSLLLLASDTVARLIMAPYVLPVAILTSFLGAPVFIYLLIKGYHR